DNA from Microvirga ossetica:
CAGGCCGTCGCCCAGGGACTTGACGAGGACGCCACGATGACGGGCCAGTATCTCGGCGGTGGCGACACGGACGAAGTCTGTCCATCGGCGAACGGCGTCGGCTTCGTGCTCCCGCATGAGCCGCACCGACTCCACGAGGTCGACCAGAAGCACGACGGTCTCCTGCTGCACAAGCCCCACGCCTGCGCTACGCACATCGGATCGCTCGGGCCGGGTGGCCTGTTCTCCCGGTTTCTCCACCTCGTCATTGGTCATGTCGATCTGGCCCCGTGAGCCCGACCTCACTGGCAATGAGCCAGTTCTACGAAAGCAAGGCTCTCGCGGAAGCGAAGCATTGTCAAGTGGAACGCGTCTTAAGATGCTTTGTAAAAGACATATCGTTCTGTTGTGACACCTTCAACTTCATTTTATCCCAAAGTATCAAGTTCTCGTTTCATTCCGATACTTGGCTTTGAAAGGAATCGTGATGAAATACGGCTGTGCGAGTTGAAATTATAGGAAAATCAGCTTTCTGCGCGCTGCCCGCTCCGAATTTCAGTTCGCGCCGGACAGATGAGATGTCTTCGCCGAAGGACGAATGCCGCACCATGCCGCCACGAACAGAGCGATTGCCTTGGTCACGCGCCGCAAGGAGGGGAGGGACACTCGCTCGTCGATGGCATGGATATTCTCCGCGATAGGCCCGTAGACCAGCGAGGGAATGCCTGCATGAACGGAATAGACTGCGGCATCCAGGTAGCATGCCATGACATAGGCCTGTAGCGGCGAGCCATCCGGTGTGTTGGCTGCTGCGTGGGCCTCGACAAGGACGGCTTCCGCTTCCGACCCGGGAGCAAGGGTGTAGCCTGCATGCACGACCCCAACCCATTCCACGGTGGGTTCCGGGCAGCGCTGCACCACTGGATCATCGGCAGCCGTCGCAGCGACGAAAGCCTCGAATTCCTTCACGCGCTCCTGAGGGTCGTCGCCGGGATAAAAGCCGATGCGTCCTTCGAAACCGCAACATGATGGAACGGATGCGATCCACTCGCCGCCGTTGATCGTCCCGATCGTCAGAGCTGCGGGATTTTCCACGTCATCGAAGAATGGTTTTGCAGACCGCTCCTCGTTCCAGCGTGTCTCGAGTTGACGCAAGCGATCGATAAGCTGCATAGCCGCTTCGAGTGCGCTCACACCGCCACTGACCTCGCGTGGGTGAGCAGGCTTGCCTTGGACCGTGATGGCAAACTTGATCACGCCGGAATTTGCCCGAACAAGCTTCTCGTCGGTCGGCTCCGGGATCAGCACGGCATCGGCGACATGGCCGCCGGCTATTGCCATCGCGGCTCCGTTTCCGGTGATTTCCTCCTCGACGACGGAGTGGATCTCAACCGGTGCCGTCAATTCGAGCCCTGCCGACCTGATTGCGTCGAGAGCAAAGATCGCCGCCGACAAGCCCGCCTTCATGTCGCCGGAGCCGCGACCGTACAGCCATTCGCCACGCCGCGTCGGCTCGAAGGGCGGGTCCTGCCAACGGTTTGGATCGCCGGTCGGCACGATGTCGACATGCGCATTCAGGATAAGGGATCGTCCACAGACGATTGCCGGGTTGTGACGCCCGATCACGTTCCAAGAATTCTCATAGCTGACTGTTGCCGGGGAAAAGGCCGGATGTCGGCCAATCAGCGCCGTATCGATCATCTGGCGATCAACGCCATATCCCCTTTCCAGCAGGGCCGCCTCGACGAGTTCCTGCACCCCGGCTTCCTGTCCCCGCAGTGAGACGCAACGCACCAGTTCCGACATAAAGCCGACCTGCGCTTCGAATGCTGCGTCGACGGCGGCCAGGATGCGCTCCCGCTCGGATTCGGACAGAGTACTCATCGATGAGGATTCGGTGCTGAGAGGTGCAATCGTCAACGCGAGAGCCTTTGAGTAGGAATGACTGAAGGCACCTACTGGATGCTTCGGTTATCGAAGTCCAGAGGCAACTATTGGCCGTTCCCTACCATCTCGTGGGCCGGCGTGTAATGAAGGCCTTGAGCCTCCGCAACAGGCTCGCAGGTTATCTTGCCATCGCATACGTTCAAGCCGGCAAGCAGGTGCGGATCCTGTGACAGCGCCGTGCGCCAGCCCTTGTTCGCGAGAGTCAGGACGAACGGCAGCGTCGCGTTGTTCAGGGCAAGCGTCGAGGTTCTGGCAACCGCGCCAGGCATGTTGGCGACGCAGTAATGGACGACGCCGTCCACCACATAGGTCGGGTCGGAATGCGTGGTGGCGTGAGAGGTCTCGAAGCAGCCCCCCTGGTCGATGGCAATGTCCACGAGGACGGAGCCTTTCTTCATGGTGCGTACAACCTCGCGGCTCACCAGCTTCGGCGCGGCGGCGCCTGGAATGAGCACTGCACCGATCAGCAGATCGGCCTCCCTGGCAAGTTCCGCAATGGCCGCGCGTGTAGAATAGACTGTGGAGATCGCGTTGCCGAACTGGGTCGAAAGGCGCTTCAGGGCGTCCGGAGAACGGTCGACAACAGTCACCTGTGCGCCCATGCCGATGGCAATTGTGGCCGCGTGGGTGCCGGACACGCCTCCACCGAGAATTACCACGGAAGCGGCTGGAACGCCTGGAACGCCACCCAGCAGGATGCCGCGCCCGCCCTGCGCCTTTTCGAGTGCATGGGCCCCAACCTGCGGTGCGAGCCGCCCGGCGACCTCCGACATGGGCGTCAGCAGAGGCAGTGCGCCGGAGGGTGAGGTGACGGTCTCGTAAGCGATGCAAACTGCCCGCGACGCGATAAGATCCTGAGTCTGCTCCGGGTCCGGAGCGAGATGAAGGTAGGTAAACAGAATCTGTCCTGGTCTCAAGCGCTGGCGCTCCTGAGCCAGGGGCTCTTTCACCTTCACCACCATCTCGGCATCTGCAAAGATCGACCCCGGACCGTCGACGATCTCGGCTCCGGCGATCCTGTAATCCTCATCGGTAAAGCCTGCGCCGAGTCCCGCCCCGGACTGCACCATGACCCGGTGGCCGTGATGAACCAGTTCCTGAACGGAAGAGGGGATGAGCCCCACGCGGGCTTCATTGTCCTTGATTTCGGATGGCACCCCGATCAGCATGTAAGCGTCTCCCAGAAGTTCCCGACCTTGCGTCGTTGTGGATTGTTCCGAAGCCGATGCTAGCGCATCGTGCGGAAAATTGGACCATTATTTGGCGGCCGGAAACTCCGGTTCGTGGCCGGGGATGCGCACCTTTGGAAAGGGGGCGTCGGACGGGCCGGCTCGTTCACCGACCCGTCCCGATCTGGTGCATCAGAGAGCGCCCGTCACGGCTTCCACGGCGCCCTTCGTGGCGGCGACGATCGTATCGGCCTCGTCCCGAGTCAGGCAGAGCGGTGGAGCAAAGCCGAGGATGTCCCCTTGCGGCATGGCACGACCGATGACGCCCCGCTCGAGCAGTGCTGCCGCGACGCGCAGGCCCACCTTCTCGGACACATCGAAAAATACCTGATCGTCGCGGTCACGCACGAACTCGATGGCGGCCATCATGCCCTCGCCGCGCACCTCGCCGACGAAGCGATTGGAACCCACGGCATCGTTGAGCGCATTCTTGAAATAGACACCGACATCGCCCGCATTGGCGACGAGGTCGAGCTCGTCCACCACTTCCAGATTGGCAACGCCCGCCGCTGCACAGAGCGGGTGAGACGAATAGGTCCAGCCATGGCCGATCGGGCCGTAGGTGTCGGAGCCCTGTTCCAGGACGCGCCAGACCTTTTCGGATACGATGACGCCGGAGAGCGGAGCATAGGCCGACGTCAGTCCCTTGGCGATGGTGATCAGGTCCGGTTTCATGCCGTAATGGTCCGATCCGAACATGCTGCCGAGGCGGCCAAAGCCTGTGATCACCTCGTCGGCGATGAGCAGGATGTCATATTTGGCAAGCACCGCCTGGATCTTATCCCAGTAAGCTTTCGGCGGGGGCACGATGCCGCCGGTGCCGAGCACCGGTTCGCCGATGAAGGCCGCGATGGTGTCCGGGCCTTCGGTCTGGATCAGCTCATCCAACTTGTCGGCGCAATATTGCGAGAACTCCTCCTCGGACAAATTGCGATCGGGTCGGCGGAAATAATAGGGCGCTTCCGTGTGCAGAACTGGCGGGCGCGGCAGGTCGAACAGGTTATGGAAGGCAGCGAGCCCCGTGAGGCTGCCGCTCATCAGGCCCGAGCCGTGATAACCGCGCCAGCGGGAGATGATCTTCTTCTTCTCGGGGCGTCCGAGCACGTTGTTCATGTACCAGACGAGCTTGATATTGGTCTCGTTGGCATCCGAACCGGACAAGCCGAAGAACACGCGGCTCATGCCCTCCGGAGCACGGTCGATGATCATTTTGGCGAGACGGATCGAAGGCTCGGTGCCGTGACCGACATAGGCATGATAGTAGGGAAGGGCCGCTGCCTGCGCCGCGATGGCATCGGTGATCTTGGTCCGGCCATATCCGACATTGACGCAGTAGAGACCCGCGAAGGCATCGAGGCTGCGCTTGCCCTCGCGATCGACGATATAGACGCCCTCGCCTCCAGCGATGATACGGTTCGGCGTTTCGCCGCGCGCATGCTGGGCCATATGGGTCGAGGGGTGGAAGAAATGATCCCTATCCCAGGCGTGTAGTTCGTTACCCAGGTTGTTCTTCTCATGCAGCATGGAACGGCTCCGATTAATTGATGTCGAGACAAATGTATTTCAGGTCGGTGAAGGCTTCGAGCCCGTGGCGGGACCCCTCGCGGCCGAGACCCGACTGCTTCGTTCCTCCGAACGGGATCGGCGCGCCCGTGATCTTGACGCGGTTGACGGCTACCATGCCGTATTCCAGCGAGCGGGCAAGTCGCAAGGCCCGGGCGCCATTCTCCGTGACCACATAGGCGACGAGGCCGTATTCGGTCGCGTTCGCACGCCGCACGACCTCGTCCTCGGTATCGAATGGCGTCACGGCAGCGATGGGGGCGAAAGTCTCTTCTCTCATGATAAGGGCGCTGTCCGGCACATCGGCGGGAAGCGTCGGCGTCACGAAGTTCGGTCCCGCGGGAGCCGCATCGCCGGTGATCTGCCGCGCGCCTTGCCTCACGGCGTCGTCGATCTGCGCCTGAGCTTTGGAGACCGCATTGGCATGCATCAGGGGTCCTATTTCCGTGTCTGCCTCGAGCCCCGCTCCGACCTTCAGCCCGGCGATGCGCTCGCCGAACGCTTCGCAGAAAGCGGGGTAGATCGAACGCTGGACGTAGATGCGATTGGCGGCAAGGCAGTCCTGACCCGACGTCGCGAACTTCGCCGCCATGGCGATCTCGACGGCTTTGTCCAAGTCCGCATCGTCGAAGATCAGCAGGGGCGCGTGGCCGCCGAGTTCCATCACGAGGCGCTTCATGGTCAAGGCGCAGCGAGCAGCGATCCTGCGCCCGATCTCTGTCGAGCCTGTAAAGCTTACGACACGCACGCGCTCATCGTCGCAGAATCGATTGGCAATGGGTTCGGCTTGACCAGGGACGATGTTGAAAACACCCGCGGGCAGGCCGGCGCGCTCCGACAACTCGGCCAGGGCGAGGGCAGAAAGGGGAGTGTAAGAGGAGGGGTGAGCCACGACTGTGCAGCCGGCAGCAAGGGCGGCCGCAGCCTTCCGCGTCAGCATGGCCGATGGGAAGTTCCATGGCGTGAGCAGCGCGGCGACACCCAGTGCTTCGCGGCGCACCAGCATCTCTGCACCCGGGAGATGGCTGGTCACGCTCTCGACATTGAGGCGCTTGGCCTCTTCGGCGTACCATTCCACGAAGGAAGCCGCATAGGAAATCTCCCCGAGCGATTCGGACAGAGGCTTGCCCTGCTCGAGGGTCATGAGAAGGGCGAGATCCTGGCGGGCTTCAAGGATGAGATCATGCCAGGCCCGCAGGCGGGCGGCGCGCTCTTGCGGCAGCAGCGTTTTCCAGGCGGGCAGGGCAAGGGCCGCGGCGTCGATCGCCTGCGTTGCTTCGTCCGCGCCGAGCCGGGCGACGCGGGCAACGACCAGTCCCGAAGCCGGATCGCGGACCTCGAAGCGGACATCGGATACCGCTCCGGTCCAGCGGCCGTCGATATAGGCCATCTCGCGCAACAGGCGGGCATCCCGCAGCCGGCTTAAGGCCGGATGGGTCTCCGCCTTGGAAGGGATGGCAGCGGCAGTGGTCTGCGTCATCGCATTCATGCGGCGATCTCCTGAAAACCCACGCAAGGGAGGCTAGTGTTTCAGGAGGTGAGAAGGTTTCGGTTCTTCCGTTCGAAGCCAGATAGAGTCTCGGTTCTGGGAGGCCGCAGCCGAGACTTTCTCGGATCATGCGTCAGCCGTTCAGGACGGAGCTCAGGAACTCCCGGGTTCGCGGCTGTTCCGGATTGCTGAAGAATTGATCCGGGTGACCTTGCTCCACGATGCGTCCCTTATCGAAGAAGCATACGCGGTCGGATACTTCGCGGGCAAAGCGCATCTCATGAGTGACAAGCAGCATGGTCAGATCGTGCTCCTGCGCGAGGTTGCGGATCACTCCCAGCACTTCTCCGACAAGCTGCGGGTCGAGGGCCGAGGTGGGTTCATCGAACAGGAGAACGCGGGGGCGCATGGCGAGTGCCCTCGCGATGGCGACACGCTGCTGCTGCCCGCCGGAGAGCTGGCTCGGATACTGGTCCTTCTTGTCGAGCAGACCGACCATCCGCAAAAGCTCGATAGCGCGACTTTCCGCCTCCGCGCGCTTCATCTTGAGAACGGCGACCGGCGCCTCGACGATATTGCGCAAGACCGTCATGTGCGGAAACAGATTGAAGCTCTGAAACACCATGCCGACATTGGAGCGGATCTTGTGCAGGTGTCGATCGCTGGCCTTGAACTCTCCCCGCCCGTGCCGCTCGTGGTAGCTGATCCCGGCAAGCTCCAGATGCCCCTCCTGGAAGGGCTCGAGCGTCATCAAGATGCGCAGCACAGTGGATTTGCCGGAACCGGACGGGCCAATCAGAGTCACTTTCTCGCCCTGGCGGACATCGAAGTTGAATTGATCCAGGACGGTCAGCGCGCCGAAACGCTTGATGACGTTCTGAAAGCGAATGATGGGTGTCATCGCAACGGAATCCCGCTTTTGGGCAGAGTCTTTTCCACCAGATGGATGAGAGCCGAGCAGATCAGGGTCATGGGAAGGAAGATCAGGCCGACCATGGAGAGCGGCACGAGATAGTCGAACGTGCGCTCACCGATCATGTTGGCGAGGCCGAGCATGTCCAGCACCGTCACGACCGACAAAACCGGTGTTTCCTTCAGCATCGAGACGAGGTAGTTGCCCAATGCCGGGACGATGCGCGGGATCATCTGCGGCACGACGATATCGCGATAGGTTTGAAGACGCGTCAGGTTCAAGGCCGTCGAAGCCTCCCACTGGCCGCGCTGGATGGCGTTGATTCCGCCGCGATAGACCTCGGACGTATATGCCGAATATTGCAGCCCGAGTGCCAGGGCCCCGGTCATGAAAGCCGGCAGGACGATCCCGAAATCGGGCAGGACGTAGTAAAGGAAAAAGAGCTGGACGAGGAGCGGCGTGTCGCGCACGAACTCGGTGAAGCAGGCGACCGTCCAGGAGATTGCCTTGTAGCGGCTGCGTCGCAGGAGCGCGAGGACGAGACCGAGGACCAGCGCGATGGCGTAGCCCACCGCCGCCGCCTGCAAAGTCACGAGAAGACCGATTCCGAGGATCGGCAGGATCGAAAGCGCGAAGGCTAGTGTCGAAGAGGTGTCCCATTCATAACCGTACATCATGAGTGGGCGCTCCGGGGAAAGGCCGCTCCGCGCCGCAGCTTCGCCTCGATGAAGCGCATGATGACCATCAGACCCAGCGCGATGATGAAATATCCGATGAGGGTCAGCGTGTAGATCGTGGCGCTATCCAGGGTGATATTGCGCAAGGATTGAGCCTGGAAGGTCAGGTCGGCGATGGAGATGAGCGAGACGAGGGCGGTGTCCTTGAGGTTCTGAACCGCCAGATTGCCGAAGGCCGGCATCATCTCGATGATCGCCTGTGGCATGGAGATGTGCCAAAGCGTGTGGGACTTGCTGAAATTGAGCGCACGGGCCGCTTCGTGCTGCGACTGCGGCACCGCCAGAAGGGCGCCGCGCACGACCTCCGCCCCGAATGCGCCGGTGAGAAGCGCTAGAACAGTGATGCCTGTGGTGATCGGATCGAAGGAGATGCCGATCAGCGGCAGGGCATAATAGAACCAGAAGAGCTGGACGAGGAGCGGCGTCCCGCGGAACAACAGGACATACGCGAAAGCAGCGCCGGAGATGATCCGATTGCCCGATGTGCGGGCAATGCCTGCCAAAAAGGCCAAAAATGTGCCGAGCACGATCGAGGTCAGAGAGATCATCACCGTAATCTGCGCACCCTTCAGCAAAGGCGTCAGATATTGCGTCCAAGTCATCGTCGCCTCCTTCTCACGGATGCTCTGCCCGGCCCGAGATGCAAGCTTCGAGCCGGGCAGTTTGAAGGCTTGGCAAATTACTTGCCGGCGCAGAGGTCGGCGACGTTCTTGGCCATGGCGGCCTTGATACTTTCCTCGCTGAGGCCATAGGACGTCAGGATCTTCTTGTAATCGTCCGTCTTGCGGAACTCGATCAGCGCGGCGTTGTAGGCGTCACGGAGTTCCTTGTCCTCCGGACGGAACGCGAAACCACCATAGTTGCGAACCGGCTTGCCGTCCACGATCGGGTCCGTGAATGGCTTGACTTGCTCCACATCCTTTCCGCCTTCGGCAAGCTTGGACACGGTCAGCTCGGTGGCTGCATAGGCATCCGCGCGGGTCTGGACCGTGGAGAGCGCGTCTGCATTGGCTTGGATGATGACGATCTGATTGTCCTTCACGCCGACGGCGCGCAGGAAGTCGATGTTGTTGGCGCCCGAGACCACGGCCACCTTGAGCGACGGGTCCTTGGCGATATCGGCATAGGTGGTCAGCTTCTTCGGATTCCCCTTCTTGACAAGCAGGCCCTCGCCGTAGCTGGAATTCGGCTCCGTGAAGGAGACCTGCTTACAGCGCTCGGGCGAGATGTTCTGCTCGGCGGCTGCGAAGGCGAATCGGCGGGCTTTCAGGCCGGGGATCAGCGTGCCGAACGGCGTCACGGTCCAGTTGACCTCGTTGATGCCCATCTTCTTGAACACAGCGATCGCGACAGCCGGGCCGATGCCGGCGGCCGAGCCATCTTCTTTCATATAGCCGTATGGGACCTCGTTGGCGGTCGCGCCCTGGACGTAGCCGGCGCTCTTGACCTCGTCGAGGGTAAGGGCCTGCGCGCCTCCGATGGCTGCCGCAAAGGCCAGAGCTGCAACGCCGTAGCGGATGATCTTGTGCATGTGGTCTTCTCCTCTGGTGTTATTAGGGTCCGCGTGCCGGTTGATCCGGCTTGCAGCAGAAGCGCTGGCGGTCTTTGGATTCGAAAAGCTCAATCCTCCACCGTAGCGACGACTGCGAGGCAATCGCCTGTCTTGACGAGGCCCGGGAAGTGCCGAGCCGCGAGAACACCGTCGAGGGCGGCACGGTATTCCTTGGGCGACTGCCCCGTCCGGCCGATCGGATGGATGCGGGCGATGATGTCGCCCCTCTGAACCGGGTCGCCGAGATCGATGCAGGGCTCCACGAGACCGTTATCTTCCGCGAAGCGGAAGCATTCGGCCGACGGCATGTCGAGCCAGCGGGTCGGCTCCGTCTCAGGCCTGCCGGCGACGATGCCGGCATGCTTGAGCACGTTCATGGTGCCGCGCTTGGCGATCCGCACCGTCTTCGCGGACGCGGTGCCGCCGCCCGACAATTCGGTCGTGACGAAGATCTTGCCCATTTCCTCGGCCGCGCTGTCGTACATGCCAACCGCATCGATCTCGATCATCCGCATGGAATAGGGAGCCGCGAATGCAGCCACCGCGTCGAAGCAGAGCCGTTCCTGTGCCTTGTCCGGCAGTTCATGAGCGGCCGCATAGGGCAGGAAGTCGAGAGTGCGTCCGCCGGAATGGAAATCGAGAACGATGTCGGCCAGCGGAAGCAGGGTGCGCTGGAAGTAATCCGCTATCTTTTCCGTCACCGTACCGTCCGGACGACCCGGAAAGCTGCGGTTGAGATTGCCCCGGTCGATCGGCGAGGTGCGGGTCCCCGCTCGGAAGGCCGGGTAGTTCATTGCCGGCACGATGATGACCCGTCCCTGAATCTGTTCGGCTGTGAGAGTGCGGGCGAGGTCGAACAGGG
Protein-coding regions in this window:
- the doeB gene encoding N(2)-acetyl-L-2,4-diaminobutanoate deacetylase DoeB, which codes for MRPIERPSPIAASVDFDADGVQHGFLRLPYSRDDSAWGSVMIPITVVKRGEGPTALLTGANHGDEYEGPIALFDLARTLTAEQIQGRVIIVPAMNYPAFRAGTRTSPIDRGNLNRSFPGRPDGTVTEKIADYFQRTLLPLADIVLDFHSGGRTLDFLPYAAAHELPDKAQERLCFDAVAAFAAPYSMRMIEIDAVGMYDSAAEEMGKIFVTTELSGGGTASAKTVRIAKRGTMNVLKHAGIVAGRPETEPTRWLDMPSAECFRFAEDNGLVEPCIDLGDPVQRGDIIARIHPIGRTGQSPKEYRAALDGVLAARHFPGLVKTGDCLAVVATVED
- the ald gene encoding alanine dehydrogenase codes for the protein MLIGVPSEIKDNEARVGLIPSSVQELVHHGHRVMVQSGAGLGAGFTDEDYRIAGAEIVDGPGSIFADAEMVVKVKEPLAQERQRLRPGQILFTYLHLAPDPEQTQDLIASRAVCIAYETVTSPSGALPLLTPMSEVAGRLAPQVGAHALEKAQGGRGILLGGVPGVPAASVVILGGGVSGTHAATIAIGMGAQVTVVDRSPDALKRLSTQFGNAISTVYSTRAAIAELAREADLLIGAVLIPGAAAPKLVSREVVRTMKKGSVLVDIAIDQGGCFETSHATTHSDPTYVVDGVVHYCVANMPGAVARTSTLALNNATLPFVLTLANKGWRTALSQDPHLLAGLNVCDGKITCEPVAEAQGLHYTPAHEMVGNGQ
- the ehuD gene encoding ectoine/hydroxyectoine ABC transporter permease subunit EhuD: MMYGYEWDTSSTLAFALSILPILGIGLLVTLQAAAVGYAIALVLGLVLALLRRSRYKAISWTVACFTEFVRDTPLLVQLFFLYYVLPDFGIVLPAFMTGALALGLQYSAYTSEVYRGGINAIQRGQWEASTALNLTRLQTYRDIVVPQMIPRIVPALGNYLVSMLKETPVLSVVTVLDMLGLANMIGERTFDYLVPLSMVGLIFLPMTLICSALIHLVEKTLPKSGIPLR
- a CDS encoding NAD-dependent succinate-semialdehyde dehydrogenase, with the translated sequence MNAMTQTTAAAIPSKAETHPALSRLRDARLLREMAYIDGRWTGAVSDVRFEVRDPASGLVVARVARLGADEATQAIDAAALALPAWKTLLPQERAARLRAWHDLILEARQDLALLMTLEQGKPLSESLGEISYAASFVEWYAEEAKRLNVESVTSHLPGAEMLVRREALGVAALLTPWNFPSAMLTRKAAAALAAGCTVVAHPSSYTPLSALALAELSERAGLPAGVFNIVPGQAEPIANRFCDDERVRVVSFTGSTEIGRRIAARCALTMKRLVMELGGHAPLLIFDDADLDKAVEIAMAAKFATSGQDCLAANRIYVQRSIYPAFCEAFGERIAGLKVGAGLEADTEIGPLMHANAVSKAQAQIDDAVRQGARQITGDAAPAGPNFVTPTLPADVPDSALIMREETFAPIAAVTPFDTEDEVVRRANATEYGLVAYVVTENGARALRLARSLEYGMVAVNRVKITGAPIPFGGTKQSGLGREGSRHGLEAFTDLKYICLDIN
- the ehuB gene encoding ectoine/hydroxyectoine ABC transporter substrate-binding protein EhuB, with product MHKIIRYGVAALAFAAAIGGAQALTLDEVKSAGYVQGATANEVPYGYMKEDGSAAGIGPAVAIAVFKKMGINEVNWTVTPFGTLIPGLKARRFAFAAAEQNISPERCKQVSFTEPNSSYGEGLLVKKGNPKKLTTYADIAKDPSLKVAVVSGANNIDFLRAVGVKDNQIVIIQANADALSTVQTRADAYAATELTVSKLAEGGKDVEQVKPFTDPIVDGKPVRNYGGFAFRPEDKELRDAYNAALIEFRKTDDYKKILTSYGLSEESIKAAMAKNVADLCAGK
- a CDS encoding ArgE/DapE family deacylase, with the protein product MSTLSESERERILAAVDAAFEAQVGFMSELVRCVSLRGQEAGVQELVEAALLERGYGVDRQMIDTALIGRHPAFSPATVSYENSWNVIGRHNPAIVCGRSLILNAHVDIVPTGDPNRWQDPPFEPTRRGEWLYGRGSGDMKAGLSAAIFALDAIRSAGLELTAPVEIHSVVEEEITGNGAAMAIAGGHVADAVLIPEPTDEKLVRANSGVIKFAITVQGKPAHPREVSGGVSALEAAMQLIDRLRQLETRWNEERSAKPFFDDVENPAALTIGTINGGEWIASVPSCCGFEGRIGFYPGDDPQERVKEFEAFVAATAADDPVVQRCPEPTVEWVGVVHAGYTLAPGSEAEAVLVEAHAAANTPDGSPLQAYVMACYLDAAVYSVHAGIPSLVYGPIAENIHAIDERVSLPSLRRVTKAIALFVAAWCGIRPSAKTSHLSGAN
- the ehuA gene encoding ectoine/hydroxyectoine ABC transporter ATP-binding protein EhuA, which translates into the protein MTPIIRFQNVIKRFGALTVLDQFNFDVRQGEKVTLIGPSGSGKSTVLRILMTLEPFQEGHLELAGISYHERHGRGEFKASDRHLHKIRSNVGMVFQSFNLFPHMTVLRNIVEAPVAVLKMKRAEAESRAIELLRMVGLLDKKDQYPSQLSGGQQQRVAIARALAMRPRVLLFDEPTSALDPQLVGEVLGVIRNLAQEHDLTMLLVTHEMRFAREVSDRVCFFDKGRIVEQGHPDQFFSNPEQPRTREFLSSVLNG
- the ehuC gene encoding ectoine/hydroxyectoine ABC transporter permease subunit EhuC; protein product: MTWTQYLTPLLKGAQITVMISLTSIVLGTFLAFLAGIARTSGNRIISGAAFAYVLLFRGTPLLVQLFWFYYALPLIGISFDPITTGITVLALLTGAFGAEVVRGALLAVPQSQHEAARALNFSKSHTLWHISMPQAIIEMMPAFGNLAVQNLKDTALVSLISIADLTFQAQSLRNITLDSATIYTLTLIGYFIIALGLMVIMRFIEAKLRRGAAFPRSAHS
- a CDS encoding aspartate aminotransferase family protein, whose protein sequence is MLHEKNNLGNELHAWDRDHFFHPSTHMAQHARGETPNRIIAGGEGVYIVDREGKRSLDAFAGLYCVNVGYGRTKITDAIAAQAAALPYYHAYVGHGTEPSIRLAKMIIDRAPEGMSRVFFGLSGSDANETNIKLVWYMNNVLGRPEKKKIISRWRGYHGSGLMSGSLTGLAAFHNLFDLPRPPVLHTEAPYYFRRPDRNLSEEEFSQYCADKLDELIQTEGPDTIAAFIGEPVLGTGGIVPPPKAYWDKIQAVLAKYDILLIADEVITGFGRLGSMFGSDHYGMKPDLITIAKGLTSAYAPLSGVIVSEKVWRVLEQGSDTYGPIGHGWTYSSHPLCAAAGVANLEVVDELDLVANAGDVGVYFKNALNDAVGSNRFVGEVRGEGMMAAIEFVRDRDDQVFFDVSEKVGLRVAAALLERGVIGRAMPQGDILGFAPPLCLTRDEADTIVAATKGAVEAVTGAL